One Paenisporosarcina sp. FSL H8-0542 genomic region harbors:
- a CDS encoding efflux RND transporter permease subunit, with product MKISDFSIKRPVFTTVIMFLVIILGLVSYFKIPVTLIPELNPPIGVVVTSYPGASPTEVSEKVTKPLESSLSTLPGIKTLQSTSQEGVNIIVLQFDWSTNIDDIQNDIMQRIDQTPVPDDSQKPRFLKFDPAQFPIIQLSLRAPENEGDVRIIAEQLEKELRRTDGVASVNVSGALVEEVQILLDQQKLEAKGLAQSDIVQLIQANNVSFPGDPIETQDGKQLTTRIVSTLTNVEDIKNLVVTVNPMDGKNITVADVATVELAEQETSTETRANDEPAVLMSVLQESGANTADVSTSLKESLEELLKKDEYKGVEADILFDQGDYVKLAIGNIGSSLVFGGLFAMLVLFVFLRGIKSPIIIGIAIPYSVIVTFVLMYFADFALNIMTLGALALGIGMLVDNAIVVIENIERHLGMGKDSKPAASEGTKEVAGAIIASTLTTVAVFVPVIFITGLIGQIFTEFALTISFSLIASLVVALTVIPMLASRMMKKPRGDFEAKRRRSKSYNNFERSVKWALGHRLMVLIITSIMLIIATYGMFQVGTEFLPATDEGFVSVNVELDNGSSVKATKAVVKKIENQLNKEKDVDVFVSLVGGTQQGQSRGTSESNRAEVYIKLIPLDKRERSVFEFVDEVQPKVLKDVGDEAEVSFNLQTASGSTPNSLSFSVTDTDDKRLEKAVSDIQGTLSEFDSITEITNDLDEKIDEVQVSVNKDAATEYGLAPAQIAQTVNSVTRGDFATQIISENEDVYGVYVKYDEKYRSSIQQLKKLKLRTPSGQFIELQEVAEIEIAEGPVSIRRIDQAASVSFKLKYESSYTLGEMSDQVDEAIEKLNLPEEVDIKFGGDRELFENAINDMLLAVILAIVLVYIVMAAQFESFKYPFVIMFSVPLMIIGVALGLFITQTPVSITAVIGLLVLVGIVVNNGIMLVDFINQRKKEGNNSYDSIVSSARDRVRPILMTALTTILGLLPLAIGIGEGTEINQPMGIVVIGGLISSTLLTLYVIPVIYSLFDRETRRSAKEPIS from the coding sequence ATGAAAATCAGCGATTTTTCGATAAAACGTCCCGTTTTTACAACAGTCATTATGTTTTTGGTTATTATCTTAGGTTTAGTATCGTACTTCAAAATACCAGTTACGTTAATTCCTGAATTGAACCCTCCTATTGGTGTGGTAGTTACAAGTTATCCAGGGGCGAGCCCGACAGAAGTCAGTGAAAAAGTGACAAAGCCACTTGAATCAAGTTTGTCAACTTTACCGGGGATAAAAACATTGCAATCTACTTCGCAAGAAGGCGTCAATATTATTGTATTGCAATTTGATTGGTCAACCAATATTGATGATATACAAAACGATATCATGCAGCGTATCGATCAAACTCCAGTACCTGACGACTCTCAAAAACCTCGCTTTTTGAAATTTGACCCAGCACAGTTCCCTATCATTCAGTTATCACTTCGTGCTCCTGAAAATGAGGGAGACGTCCGAATCATCGCAGAACAACTGGAAAAAGAACTGCGACGTACAGACGGCGTAGCGAGTGTCAATGTTTCAGGGGCGTTAGTGGAAGAAGTACAAATTTTATTGGATCAACAAAAACTTGAAGCTAAAGGACTAGCGCAATCTGACATCGTGCAGTTGATTCAAGCAAATAATGTTTCGTTTCCTGGTGATCCAATCGAAACACAAGATGGAAAGCAACTGACTACACGTATTGTCAGTACACTGACAAATGTCGAAGATATAAAAAATTTAGTGGTGACTGTCAATCCTATGGACGGTAAGAACATAACCGTTGCAGACGTAGCAACGGTTGAGTTGGCAGAACAAGAAACCTCAACTGAAACTCGTGCGAATGATGAACCCGCGGTTTTGATGTCAGTACTGCAAGAATCTGGAGCCAATACAGCAGATGTTTCAACTTCGTTAAAAGAATCTTTAGAAGAACTTTTAAAGAAGGATGAGTATAAAGGGGTAGAAGCGGATATTTTGTTTGACCAAGGTGATTATGTGAAGTTAGCCATCGGAAACATTGGTTCTTCGCTCGTATTTGGTGGACTCTTCGCCATGCTTGTACTTTTTGTTTTTTTACGCGGAATAAAGAGTCCAATTATCATTGGAATTGCTATTCCGTATTCAGTCATCGTAACGTTCGTGCTAATGTATTTTGCTGATTTTGCTCTAAATATCATGACGTTGGGTGCACTTGCTCTTGGTATTGGGATGTTGGTAGATAATGCAATAGTGGTTATCGAAAACATCGAACGTCATCTCGGTATGGGGAAAGACTCTAAACCTGCTGCTTCTGAGGGAACAAAGGAAGTGGCAGGGGCAATTATAGCATCAACTTTAACAACTGTTGCTGTGTTCGTTCCTGTTATCTTTATCACAGGTTTAATTGGCCAAATTTTCACTGAGTTTGCCTTAACCATTTCCTTTAGTTTAATTGCTTCTTTGGTAGTGGCACTTACCGTCATTCCGATGCTTGCAAGTAGAATGATGAAAAAACCTAGAGGCGACTTCGAAGCAAAACGTCGACGTTCAAAATCATATAATAATTTTGAACGCTCGGTTAAATGGGCTCTAGGACATCGATTAATGGTATTGATTATCACTTCAATCATGCTAATAATTGCAACTTATGGGATGTTCCAAGTGGGAACCGAGTTTTTACCGGCTACTGATGAAGGTTTCGTTAGTGTCAATGTCGAGTTAGATAATGGATCTTCTGTAAAAGCAACAAAAGCAGTAGTGAAAAAAATAGAAAATCAATTAAACAAAGAAAAAGATGTGGATGTATTTGTGAGTCTCGTTGGCGGAACACAACAAGGCCAATCTCGAGGAACTTCAGAATCGAATAGAGCGGAAGTATATATCAAGCTCATTCCTTTAGATAAACGTGAGCGTTCTGTATTTGAATTTGTGGATGAAGTACAACCAAAAGTATTGAAAGACGTAGGGGATGAGGCAGAAGTAAGTTTTAATTTACAAACTGCTTCTGGCTCCACACCAAATTCATTATCATTCTCTGTAACAGATACGGATGACAAACGTTTAGAAAAAGCCGTTTCTGATATTCAAGGCACTTTAAGTGAATTTGATTCAATTACAGAAATCACGAATGATTTAGATGAGAAAATAGATGAAGTGCAAGTGTCCGTGAATAAAGATGCAGCAACCGAATATGGACTGGCTCCTGCACAAATTGCCCAAACGGTGAACAGTGTGACGAGAGGCGATTTTGCTACACAAATTATTTCAGAAAATGAAGATGTTTATGGCGTATATGTAAAATATGATGAAAAATACCGTAGCAGCATTCAACAATTGAAGAAACTGAAATTGCGAACACCTTCAGGTCAATTTATTGAATTGCAGGAAGTGGCAGAAATAGAAATTGCCGAAGGTCCTGTTTCCATTCGTCGAATTGACCAAGCAGCTTCGGTCAGCTTTAAGCTAAAATATGAATCGTCTTATACTTTAGGTGAAATGTCCGATCAAGTTGACGAGGCAATTGAAAAATTAAACTTGCCAGAAGAGGTTGATATTAAGTTCGGTGGTGACCGTGAATTATTCGAGAATGCCATTAATGATATGTTGTTGGCAGTCATTCTTGCAATTGTACTTGTCTATATTGTTATGGCTGCACAGTTTGAATCGTTCAAATATCCATTTGTCATCATGTTCTCAGTCCCACTGATGATTATCGGAGTAGCACTGGGGTTGTTTATCACTCAGACTCCAGTCAGTATTACAGCAGTAATTGGCTTATTAGTGCTTGTAGGTATTGTAGTTAATAACGGGATTATGCTGGTCGATTTTATCAATCAACGCAAAAAAGAAGGAAATAATTCTTATGATTCAATTGTTTCCTCAGCACGTGATCGAGTGAGACCGATATTAATGACCGCGCTAACCACGATTCTTGGTTTGTTGCCACTAGCGATTGGGATAGGTGAAGGAACTGAGATTAATCAACCTATGGGTATTGTCGTAATCGGTGGTCTGATCAGTTCGACATTGCTGACGCTGTATGTCATTCCAGTAATTTATAGTTTATTTGATCGTGAAACACGTCGAAGTGCAAAAGAACCGATATCTTGA
- a CDS encoding peptide chain release factor 3 has product MTNQVQDQIQARRTFAIISHPDAGKTTMTEKLLFFGGAIRDAGTVKAKKTGKFATSDWMEIEKQRGISVTSSVMQFDYDNCRINILDTPGHQDFSEDTYRTLMAVDSAVMIVDAAKGIEAQTIKLFKVCRLRGIPIFTFINKLDRQGKEPLELMEELEEVLGIESYAMNWPIGMGKEFLGIYDRFNNRIEQFRTDEKERFLPLDEDGGLAVDHSMKQTSYYKQALDDILLLNEAGNDFDLEKLKNGKMTPVFFGSALTNFGVQTFLETYLQFAPTPQPRKTDAEEVINPVTEEFSGFIFKIQANMNPAHRDRIAFVRIVSGKFERGMTVTLSRTGKTFKLTQSTQFLADDRETVDYAVAGDIIGLHDTGSYQIGDTIVGGKKSFNYERLPQFTPELFVRVTAKNVMKSKHFHKGIMQLVQEGAIQYYKTLHTEDVILGAVGQLQFEVFEHRMKNEYNVEVRMEPIGNKIARWIQNESEVQESMSSPRSMLVRDRYDRYVFLFENDFAMRWFQDKNENIELYSLL; this is encoded by the coding sequence ATGACTAATCAAGTTCAAGACCAAATACAAGCAAGAAGAACATTCGCGATTATTTCCCATCCCGATGCCGGTAAAACAACAATGACAGAAAAATTGCTGTTTTTTGGTGGAGCCATTCGTGATGCAGGGACGGTAAAGGCTAAAAAAACCGGTAAGTTCGCTACATCGGACTGGATGGAAATCGAAAAGCAACGTGGGATTTCTGTAACTTCTTCAGTTATGCAATTCGATTACGACAATTGCCGTATCAATATTCTAGATACACCAGGTCACCAAGATTTCAGTGAGGACACATACCGTACATTAATGGCGGTAGATAGCGCGGTGATGATTGTTGATGCTGCAAAAGGAATTGAAGCTCAGACTATAAAATTATTTAAAGTTTGTCGCTTACGTGGGATTCCTATTTTTACGTTCATCAATAAATTGGATCGCCAAGGTAAAGAGCCTCTGGAACTAATGGAAGAACTCGAAGAAGTGCTGGGAATTGAGTCGTATGCAATGAACTGGCCAATTGGTATGGGGAAAGAATTTTTAGGGATTTATGACCGTTTCAATAATCGTATTGAACAGTTCCGTACCGATGAGAAGGAACGCTTTTTGCCATTAGACGAAGATGGTGGATTAGCTGTCGATCATTCAATGAAACAAACTTCTTATTACAAACAAGCTTTAGATGATATTTTGTTGTTAAATGAAGCGGGTAATGACTTTGACCTTGAGAAATTAAAAAATGGAAAAATGACACCTGTATTCTTTGGCAGTGCCTTAACGAATTTTGGTGTTCAAACATTCTTGGAAACTTACTTACAATTTGCGCCGACTCCACAACCTCGAAAAACTGATGCTGAAGAAGTGATTAATCCAGTAACAGAGGAATTCTCAGGGTTTATCTTTAAAATTCAAGCCAATATGAATCCTGCTCACCGTGACCGTATTGCATTTGTGCGTATCGTATCGGGTAAATTTGAACGTGGTATGACTGTGACTTTATCCCGTACTGGTAAAACGTTTAAACTGACTCAATCGACTCAGTTTTTAGCGGACGATCGTGAAACAGTGGACTACGCAGTTGCAGGAGATATTATCGGTTTGCATGATACCGGCAGTTATCAAATTGGGGATACCATTGTTGGTGGTAAAAAGTCCTTTAATTATGAGAGACTTCCACAATTTACACCAGAATTATTTGTTCGTGTTACAGCCAAAAACGTAATGAAATCAAAGCATTTCCACAAAGGCATCATGCAATTGGTGCAAGAAGGTGCCATTCAATATTATAAAACGCTTCATACGGAAGACGTCATTTTAGGAGCGGTAGGGCAGCTTCAATTTGAAGTGTTTGAACACCGAATGAAAAATGAGTACAACGTAGAGGTTCGAATGGAACCTATCGGTAATAAAATTGCCCGTTGGATTCAGAACGAAAGTGAAGTTCAGGAATCTATGTCAAGTCCTCGAAGCATGCTCGTTCGTGATCGTTATGATCGATATGTGTTCTTATTTGAAAATGATTTTGCAATGCGCTGGTTCCAAGATAAAAACGAAAATATCGAGCTATATAGTTTGTTATAA
- a CDS encoding UDP-N-acetylmuramoyl-L-alanyl-D-glutamate--2,6-diaminopimelate ligase, whose translation MQSIDLISCLPVKEIHGSLPAEVFDIAVDSRSVQPESIFICIKGYTVDGHEYALQAIESGAKIIVSEKHLELDYSRVACVVVDDTTRAVALLASKFYGYPSKDLTMIGVTGTNGKTSVSGIIQNMLQGLAVKSALTGTIGFNLNGVLYDSANTTSDALSTQLMIQRAKSEGCQTMIMEVSSHGLVLGRLTGVDFDIAIFTNLTHDHLDFHGTMEQYGQAKGLLFSQLGQDLQRTKHAIVNGDDPWSNRLKEMTGYPVWSYAIHSDAHFQGRNILLQSNCTKFEMKTPEGIFPVRMNLLGEFNVYNALAATTALYTQGYTIPQIIEQLEKIPPVKGRMEKLDSELPISIFIDYAHTPDAIEKAISSVLPYQTNRLIFLVGTGGNRDRSKRPAMAQMASVADYVILTTDDPRDEPYESILTDLEKGMLHKNYACIGNREAAVKHAIEIAEPGDIIIFAGKGHEDYQIIGRTKFPHSDGDIALAAGKLKFQDSPSRS comes from the coding sequence ATGCAGTCAATTGACTTAATCAGCTGCTTGCCGGTTAAAGAAATTCACGGATCACTTCCAGCCGAAGTGTTTGATATAGCGGTTGATTCACGTAGTGTTCAACCAGAAAGTATTTTTATCTGTATTAAGGGATATACCGTAGATGGCCATGAATATGCCTTGCAAGCAATTGAAAGTGGAGCAAAAATAATTGTTTCAGAAAAACATCTGGAATTGGACTATTCCCGAGTCGCCTGTGTAGTCGTTGACGATACAACGCGAGCGGTCGCGTTACTGGCCTCCAAGTTTTATGGATACCCATCCAAAGACTTAACAATGATTGGTGTAACCGGTACAAATGGTAAAACAAGTGTAAGTGGCATCATTCAAAATATGCTTCAAGGACTTGCTGTGAAATCTGCTTTGACTGGTACAATCGGTTTTAATTTAAATGGAGTTTTGTATGATTCTGCGAATACGACAAGTGACGCATTAAGCACACAATTAATGATTCAACGTGCGAAAAGCGAAGGCTGTCAGACAATGATTATGGAAGTCTCTTCTCACGGATTGGTACTAGGGCGTCTAACTGGTGTAGATTTTGATATTGCCATCTTTACAAATTTAACTCACGATCATCTGGATTTCCATGGAACAATGGAACAATATGGACAAGCAAAAGGTCTATTGTTCTCACAATTGGGTCAAGATTTGCAACGTACAAAACATGCCATTGTTAATGGAGATGATCCCTGGTCTAACCGATTGAAAGAAATGACGGGTTATCCTGTATGGTCATATGCGATTCATTCGGATGCACATTTCCAGGGGCGTAATATTCTGTTGCAATCAAATTGTACAAAATTTGAGATGAAGACTCCTGAGGGGATTTTTCCTGTACGTATGAATCTACTTGGCGAGTTCAATGTATATAATGCATTGGCTGCAACAACGGCTTTGTATACACAAGGATATACAATTCCACAAATCATTGAACAACTTGAAAAAATTCCGCCAGTTAAAGGACGAATGGAAAAGTTGGATAGTGAGTTGCCCATATCCATCTTTATTGATTATGCTCATACACCGGACGCGATTGAAAAAGCGATTTCATCAGTCCTACCGTATCAGACAAATCGTCTCATCTTCTTAGTAGGAACGGGTGGAAATAGAGATCGATCAAAACGTCCTGCAATGGCACAGATGGCTTCGGTCGCTGATTATGTGATTTTAACGACGGACGATCCACGCGACGAGCCATACGAATCAATTCTTACTGACCTGGAAAAAGGAATGTTGCATAAGAATTATGCGTGTATTGGTAATCGTGAAGCGGCTGTAAAGCATGCAATCGAGATTGCTGAGCCAGGTGATATTATCATTTTTGCAGGTAAAGGACATGAAGATTATCAAATCATTGGACGTACTAAGTTCCCGCATAGCGATGGAGATATAGCATTGGCTGCTGGTAAATTGAAATTCCAGGATTCTCCCTCTCGTTCTTGA
- a CDS encoding M42 family metallopeptidase, whose product MSSVFKEKETVQLLKKLVEIPSPSGYTKEIMNFMASLLDNMHVSYQQSNKGALIATIEGKDNSKHRLLTAHTDTLGAMVKEIKGSGRLKLSMIGGFNWNAVEGEYCHIHTASGKKVRGTILMHQTTVHVYKNAGSAERNVENIEVRIDEKVTNAEETKALGIEVGDFVSFDPRFEQVESGFIKSRHLDDKASTALLLQLIASIKENDLKLPYTTHFYISNNEEIGYGGNSNIPDEVVEYIAVDMGAIGDGQTSDEYTVSICAKDSSGPYHYELTRHLVELAKQQGIEYKLDIYPYYGSDASAAIRAGFDVKHALFGPGIEASHAYERTHIDSLKHTSALLEAYVLSPMETE is encoded by the coding sequence ATGTCAAGTGTGTTTAAAGAGAAAGAAACAGTTCAATTACTTAAAAAGCTTGTAGAGATTCCAAGTCCTTCGGGATATACGAAAGAAATCATGAATTTTATGGCTTCGCTTTTAGATAACATGCACGTATCATACCAACAATCAAACAAAGGGGCATTAATTGCCACGATTGAGGGAAAAGATAATTCTAAACATAGATTGTTAACAGCACATACAGATACGCTCGGTGCGATGGTAAAAGAAATCAAAGGTAGTGGACGACTTAAACTATCGATGATTGGTGGATTTAATTGGAATGCGGTAGAAGGCGAATATTGTCATATACATACAGCCTCTGGTAAAAAAGTCCGCGGAACGATTTTGATGCATCAAACGACTGTTCATGTCTATAAGAATGCCGGTTCTGCAGAACGCAATGTTGAAAATATCGAAGTACGTATTGACGAGAAAGTGACGAATGCAGAGGAAACAAAAGCACTTGGAATAGAAGTGGGTGACTTTGTATCATTTGATCCTAGATTTGAGCAAGTAGAATCAGGCTTTATCAAATCACGTCACTTGGACGATAAGGCTAGTACAGCTTTATTATTACAATTGATTGCTTCCATAAAAGAAAATGATTTGAAACTACCATATACCACTCATTTCTACATTTCGAACAATGAAGAGATTGGCTATGGTGGTAATTCGAATATTCCTGACGAAGTAGTGGAGTATATCGCTGTCGACATGGGGGCAATTGGTGATGGGCAAACATCCGATGAATACACGGTCTCCATTTGTGCGAAGGATTCTTCAGGTCCCTACCATTACGAACTTACACGACATTTGGTTGAATTGGCTAAACAGCAAGGCATTGAATATAAGCTGGATATTTACCCGTATTATGGTTCTGACGCCTCGGCTGCAATTCGCGCTGGATTCGACGTCAAACATGCCTTATTCGGACCAGGTATTGAAGCATCACATGCATACGAACGGACACATATTGATTCATTGAAACACACTTCAGCACTGCTAGAAGCATATGTGCTCTCTCCAATGGAGACAGAATAG
- a CDS encoding ATP-binding protein, protein MDKSMLLTKRNRLFINLFAVGLLLHTLSSLFIHYQNPVSIPLFAILYCILLYILRRMNINNYVMQTLILGGMNGYILYLIIDTPYYIHILLFVYPLFIASLYHSIISSLILLPITALEVIYLFQKNYINFESTIEFGNLYVVLLFLILISLTAVVHSLFMRNTWHRMEEQQSTLERALDSREGYLHMFFENAKDGIAVFDLDARIIALNPAFELLYGWSREECIGNHIPLVPPENVAAANERIEKVLKGESFYSFETKDMKKNGTFFDAQLTLSPIYNKSGDIVAMSVITRDISYRKEAEKLIVQTEKLKLAGEIAAGVAHEIRNPMTVISGFIQMMNTDDQHPYQTYTKLIASELERINLIISEFLILAKPHVTKAKEFHIERIIQDVVLLFSPELNLRSILLKESWNAQNAIVIGEQNQIKQVIINIVKNAIEALTNEGSLEISTDLETDGFVSIHIRDNGAGMTPEVVNQIFEPFFTTKTTGTGLGMMISEKIIQEHAGKITINSQLNKGTTVSILLPYNKAEKSATSN, encoded by the coding sequence ATGGACAAATCCATGCTACTGACAAAACGCAATCGATTGTTCATAAATTTATTTGCAGTTGGATTACTTTTACATACATTATCAAGTCTGTTTATCCATTACCAAAATCCAGTTTCCATCCCACTTTTCGCTATCCTATATTGTATCCTGTTATATATTCTTCGTAGAATGAACATAAATAATTATGTGATGCAAACCCTGATACTGGGCGGAATGAATGGATATATTTTATATCTAATTATTGATACACCTTATTACATACATATTTTGCTTTTTGTATATCCACTATTCATCGCTTCATTATACCATTCAATCATTTCAAGTTTAATTCTTTTACCAATTACTGCACTGGAAGTCATTTATCTTTTCCAAAAAAACTATATAAATTTTGAAAGTACCATTGAATTCGGTAATCTATATGTTGTCCTATTGTTTTTGATTTTAATAAGTTTGACGGCTGTTGTCCATTCACTCTTTATGCGCAACACATGGCATCGAATGGAAGAACAGCAATCTACACTGGAAAGAGCCCTAGATTCCAGGGAAGGCTATTTACATATGTTTTTTGAGAATGCCAAGGATGGCATTGCAGTATTTGATTTAGATGCCCGCATTATTGCACTGAATCCAGCTTTTGAGCTGCTCTATGGCTGGAGTCGAGAGGAATGTATCGGCAACCACATTCCACTTGTACCACCTGAGAATGTGGCAGCAGCAAACGAAAGAATCGAAAAAGTTTTAAAAGGAGAAAGTTTTTACTCTTTCGAAACAAAAGATATGAAAAAAAATGGCACTTTCTTTGATGCGCAATTGACGTTAAGTCCCATTTATAACAAAAGTGGGGATATAGTAGCAATGTCCGTTATTACACGGGATATTTCTTATCGTAAAGAAGCAGAAAAACTGATTGTCCAGACTGAAAAGCTGAAACTGGCAGGAGAAATTGCTGCAGGAGTTGCGCATGAAATCCGTAATCCAATGACTGTGATTTCAGGTTTCATTCAAATGATGAATACAGATGATCAACACCCCTATCAAACTTATACAAAGTTAATAGCTTCAGAACTTGAGCGAATCAACTTAATCATCAGTGAGTTTTTAATTCTCGCAAAACCTCATGTCACAAAGGCAAAAGAATTTCATATTGAAAGAATCATTCAAGATGTCGTACTTCTATTTAGTCCAGAGCTTAATTTAAGAAGTATTTTACTGAAAGAATCTTGGAATGCCCAAAATGCAATAGTTATTGGTGAGCAGAATCAAATTAAACAGGTAATAATCAATATTGTTAAAAATGCAATTGAAGCACTGACCAATGAAGGCTCCCTAGAAATCTCTACAGATTTGGAGACAGATGGATTTGTCAGTATTCATATTCGTGATAATGGTGCTGGGATGACTCCGGAAGTTGTGAATCAAATATTTGAACCCTTCTTCACGACGAAAACCACAGGTACTGGACTTGGAATGATGATTTCCGAAAAAATCATTCAGGAGCATGCCGGGAAAATTACTATTAATAGCCAACTCAATAAAGGCACTACCGTATCAATCTTACTCCCTTATAATAAAGCAGAAAAATCAGCGACTTCCAATTAA
- a CDS encoding aldehyde dehydrogenase, whose amino-acid sequence MNFTVQDVDHMIQSQHDFYYTGATKSAAFRKQQLTKLKQAIQLHEQEIVRALYDDLHKSEFEAYATEVGFVLDSIGYMLKHLEEWMKPEAVKTALHLQPAKSFIIREPYGSVLIIGPFNYPFQLVMEPLIGAMIGGNCAIVKPSESAAHTAVVIKKIIESTFPPEYIRVVEGERDETSILIHAPFDKIFFTGSVQVGKIVMKAAAERLTPVTLELGGKSPAIIDHTANLEVAAKRIVWGKFVNAGQTCVAPDYLLVHYKVKDQFIQLLRKTIKDFYGKDLQKSPDYGRIINQKQFDRLKQLIRHEGAHIVSGGNMDASDLYIEPTILDGVSWNSPSMEDEIFGPILPIMTYDRLESAIRQIRRLPKPLSAYLFSENENAIQYFLDELPFGGGCINDTVTHVGSAHLPFGGVGSSGLNAYHGKYSFEAFTHAKSILKKSTKFPVNIVFPPYKNKVKLVKTLLK is encoded by the coding sequence ATGAATTTCACAGTGCAGGACGTTGACCATATGATTCAATCTCAACATGATTTTTACTATACAGGTGCTACAAAATCAGCAGCATTTCGAAAGCAGCAATTAACTAAACTGAAGCAGGCTATACAACTTCATGAACAAGAAATCGTACGGGCACTTTATGATGATTTACATAAAAGTGAATTTGAAGCATATGCCACAGAAGTAGGGTTTGTATTAGATAGTATCGGATATATGTTGAAACATCTAGAGGAATGGATGAAACCGGAAGCAGTTAAAACGGCTCTTCATTTACAACCAGCAAAAAGTTTCATTATTCGTGAACCTTATGGCTCTGTCTTGATTATTGGTCCATTCAACTACCCATTTCAACTGGTCATGGAACCACTGATAGGTGCGATGATTGGCGGGAATTGTGCTATCGTCAAACCTTCGGAATCGGCTGCTCATACGGCTGTCGTTATCAAGAAAATCATTGAATCAACATTTCCACCAGAATATATTCGTGTGGTTGAGGGCGAACGGGATGAGACATCCATTCTTATTCATGCACCGTTCGATAAAATTTTCTTCACCGGAAGTGTTCAAGTCGGGAAAATCGTCATGAAAGCTGCAGCTGAAAGATTGACTCCTGTGACGTTAGAACTTGGCGGAAAAAGTCCTGCAATCATCGATCATACCGCAAATTTAGAAGTCGCTGCGAAGCGTATCGTCTGGGGTAAATTCGTCAATGCCGGACAAACTTGTGTGGCTCCTGATTATTTACTGGTGCATTACAAAGTGAAAGACCAATTTATTCAGTTATTAAGGAAAACAATAAAAGACTTTTACGGGAAAGACCTACAAAAGAGTCCGGATTATGGCCGTATTATTAATCAAAAACAGTTCGATCGATTAAAACAGTTAATCAGACATGAAGGTGCCCACATTGTCTCCGGTGGAAATATGGATGCAAGTGATTTATATATTGAACCAACCATTCTAGACGGGGTTTCGTGGAATAGCCCTTCTATGGAAGATGAGATTTTTGGACCAATTTTACCAATAATGACTTATGATCGATTGGAAAGTGCAATAAGACAAATTAGAAGATTACCAAAACCATTGTCTGCTTATTTATTTTCCGAAAATGAAAATGCCATTCAGTACTTTTTGGATGAACTGCCTTTCGGTGGAGGGTGTATCAATGATACAGTGACCCATGTAGGGAGTGCTCATTTGCCGTTTGGCGGTGTGGGGTCATCCGGTCTGAACGCTTATCATGGGAAATATAGTTTCGAAGCATTTACTCATGCCAAATCAATATTGAAAAAGAGTACCAAATTTCCAGTGAATATTGTATTTCCACCATATAAAAACAAAGTGAAACTTGTGAAGACTCTTCTTAAATAG